One genomic region from Anopheles bellator chromosome 2, idAnoBellAS_SP24_06.2, whole genome shotgun sequence encodes:
- the LOC131211726 gene encoding prolyl endopeptidase, with translation MLGPLIVRSGRILTHLRLPLRRSVSVPSVLRRTKYSRLAMPEAAAAASGNKVPQYPEARRDDSVVEEFHGVKIADPYRWLEDPDAEETREYVERQNEISKPFLDTCPEWKKLNEKLRKRWNYPKYSCPFKHGNKYFFFMNTGLQNQDVLYIQDTLNGEPKVFLDPNTLSTDGTIALVGSRFSDDGRLYAYGLSQSGSDWTKLKIRDVETGEDFPETIEHTKFVTASWTKDNKGFFYARYPAADGKADGSETAANENQKLYYHRVGDSQDKDVLIAEFPEEPSWRLMPEVSDCGKYLLLFIMKGCKDMLLYFANLEKAGNLSTKLDFVKVVTEFDSDYDYVTNENSIFSFRTNKGAPNYRIVNIDFDEPALDNWKTLVAEHPKNVLDWTTCVNKDRIVLGYIDDVKSMLQVHSLADGSFVSKFPLDIGTVVGFSGKKKYSEIFYHFVSFLTPGIIYHYDFATAAGQDAGTPVDPTIFREVKIEDFDNSQYTVEQIFYHSKDGEKVPMFIVQRKEQERKEHKPCLLYGYGGFNICVQPSFSITGLVFIDSFDGILAYPNIRGGGEYGERWHNAGRLLKKQNVFDDFQHAAQYLVEHGYTRHEKIAIQGGSNGGLLVGACINQRPDLFGAAIAQVGVLDMLRFHKFTIGRAWVSDYGDMDEKEHFENLLRYSPLHNVRRPASEKEQYPATLVLTADHDDRVSPLHSLKFVAALHHAINGSEQRNPLLLRVYSKAGHGMGKPTAKKIEEATDILTFMFKTLGLKLTF, from the exons ATGCTAGGGCCACTGATCGTGCGTAGCGGTCGAATTCTCACGCACCTTCGCCTTCCGTTGCGCCGAAGTG TCTCTGTCCCCAGCGTGCTTCGTCGAACAAAGTACAGTCGTCTAGCGAtgccggaagcagcagcggccgccagTGGCAACAAGGTCCCGCAGTATCCCGAGGCGCGCAGGGATGACTCGGTGGTGGAAGAGTTCCATGGCGTCAAGATTGCCGACCCATACCGTTGGCTGGAGGATCCGGACGCGGAGGAAACCCGTGAGTACGTTGAGCGCCAGAATGAAATTTCGAAACCCTTCCTCGACACCTGCCCGGAGTGGAAGAAGCTAAACGAGAAGCTACGAAAGCGTTGGAATTATCCGAAGTACTCGTGCCCCTTCAAGCACGGCAACAAGTACTTTTTCTTCATGAACACCGGCCTGCAGAATCAGGA TGTCCTCTACATCCAGGATACGCTGAACGGGGAACCGAAAGTGTTTCTGGACCCGAACACCCTCTCCACCGATGGTACGATCGCACTGGTCGGTTCGCGCTTCTCCGACGATGGGCGACTGTATGCGTACGGGTTGAGCCAAAGTGGTTCGGATTGGACGAAGCTAAAGATACGCGACGTGGAGACGGGCGAGGATTTTCCGGAAACCATTGAACACACCAAGTTTGTGACGGCCTCGTGGACAAAGGACAATAAGGGGTTCTTCTATGCGCGCTACCCTGCCGCCGATGGGAAGGCGGACGGCTCGGAAACGGCGGCGAACGAGAACCAGAAGCTGTACTACCACCGTGTCGGTGACTCCCAGGACAAGGACGTTCTGATTGCGGAGTTTCCGGAGGAACCATCCTGGCGACT AATGCCGGAAGTTTCGGATTGTGGCAAGTACCTGTTGCTGTTCATTATGAAGGGCTGCAAGGACATGCTGCTGTACTTTGCGAACTTGGAAAAGGCGGGCAACCTGTCGACAAAGCTCGACTTTGTGAAGGTGGTCACGGAATTCGATAGCGATTACGAT tACGTCACGAATGAGAACAGTATCTTTTCGTTCCGCACGAACAAGGGTGCCCCAAACTATCGCATCGTCAACATTGACTTTGACGAACCGGCCCTGGACAACTGGAAGACGCTGGTCGCCGAACATCCGAAGAACGTGTTGGACTGGACAACGTGCGTGAACAAGGATCGCATCGTGCTCGGTTACATCGACGATGTAAAGTCGATGCTACAGGTGCACAGTCTGGCCGACGGGAGCTTCGTGTCAAAGTTTCCGCTCGACATCGGCACGGTGGTCGGGTTCAGTGGGAAGAAAAAGTATTCGGAAATTTTCTACCACTTCGTATCGTTCCTTACGCCCGGGATTATCTATCACTACGATTTCGCCACGGCCGCTGGCCAAGATGCCGGCACTCCGGTCGACCCGACCATCTTCCGCGAGGTAAAGATCGAAGACTTCGACAATAGTCAGTACACGGTGGAGCAGATCTTTTACCACAGCAAGGACGGCGAGAAGGTGCCAATGTTTATTGTGCAGCGCAAGGAGCAGGAACGGAAAGAGCACAAACCGTGCCTGCTGTACGGGTACGGTGGGTTCAACATTTGCGTGCAACCATCGTTCAGCATTACCGGGCTGGTGTTTATCGACTCGTTCGACGGGATTCTGGCCTATCCGAACATTCGCGGTGGAGG AGAGTACGGTGAGCGGTGGCACAATGCCGGGCGATTGCTGAAGAAACAGAACGTGTTCGACGACTTTCAGCACGCCGCCCAGTATCTGGTGGAGCATGGCTACACGCGGCACGAAAAGATTGCCATTCAGGGAGGCTCGAACGGAGGTTTGCTGGTGGGCGCGTGCATCAACCAGCGGCCGGATCTGTTCGGTGCTGCCATAGCGCAAGTCGG TGTGTTGGATATGCTACGGTTCCACAAGTTTACGATCGGTCGCGCTTGGGTCTCGGATTACGGCGATATGGACGAGAAGGAACACTTTGAGAATCTGCTCCGTTACTCGCCGCTGCACAACGTACGGCGGCCAGCGTCCGAGAAGGAGCAGTACCCGGCCACGCTGGTGTTAACGGCCGATCACGACGATCGCGTTAGCCCGCTGCATTCGCTCAAGTTCGTTGCTGCCCTACACCACGCCATCAACGGTTCCGAGCAGCGGAACCCACTGTTGCTGCGCGTGTACAGCAAAGCCGGGCATGGCATGGGCAaaccgacggcgaagaaaatagAAGAAGCGACCGACATTCTAACGTTCATGTTCAAGACGCTTGGTCTGAAACTAACTTTCTGA